Sequence from the Streptosporangiales bacterium genome:
GCTGAACAGTGCCCGCTGGTCGATCTCGGTCAACGCCCCGGTGCCGCGAGAGTCGCGGTGGATGTCGGTGACCAGCACGAGCAGCGGCACGCTCGAGGCGTACGCCTCGCCGAGTCCGCCGACCACGTACGTCGTGCCGCCTCCGGACGACACCTCGACGACGCCCACCCGGTTGGTGAGCCGCGCGTACGCGTCCGCCATCGCCGCGGCGTGCCGCTCGTCGCGGGCGAGCACGTGCCTGAGGTCGCCGGTGCGGTCGTACCGGGCGTCGTACAGCACCACGCCGGTGTCGCCCGGCACGCGTCCGTCGGGCAGGCAGAGGTAGACCGCATGACGTGACGGCAGGCGATGCTCGACGAACGATGTCGGCACCGGCCATGGGCGCGACGATGACGGCTGTCCCGAGGCGCCACATCATCCGCCATCGATCGGCCATACGTTCGATCAGGAGATGACGCAATGCGCGGGGGCTACCTAGCTGCGGCGGTCGTCGACCGGGCGATGCTCGGGCGCGTACTCACCCTTGGGCGGCTTGCCGTCAGCCGGTATCTCGACGGCGCGGTGCTTGGTGTGCTCGACACCGGCACGACAGTCGGGGCAGTACTTGCCCGTGTGCCGGAACTCGACGGGAAAGTTCATCGACCTACTCATCGGGCACGACCTCGCATCGCAGTATCCATCGATCGTCTTCACGGTACACGCGCTGCACGAGGTAGCTCGTACCACGCGCGAGCAGGATCTCTCGCTCGGCGGCGAACTCCGAGCCGAACGAATCGAGGCGAGCCGCCCGCGTACCGGTGGGCAGGTGCATCCGCAACACGATCGGCTTGCTCCTGAATCCACCACGCGGCTCGGCGTGGGCCGACGTTGACATGAACCCGAGGTCATCGAGGATGTCCGTCTCGAGGGCCGTCAGGTCGTTATCGGTGACGAAGGGGAACGCGTCATAGTCGACGGCACGAACGACGTCTACCGGCTCTGACAGACGTTCACTGGTGAGCTGATCGAGCGGTCCGATCACTGTGTCCCACATCGGATCATCACCCTCCAAGGTGCCTTGGCGCAGCGCGCAGTTCATCACCGGTCCCGAGATGCTGTAGTCACCTACAGCCTCCGCGACCTCATCTGGCGTGTATCGAGTAGACGCGCCTGGTGTGATTGATGGAGTTGCTGGCGGTCCTGCGGGGCGCGGCAGTCACCCGCCGCCCTGCAGGGCGACCGCGCGCTGCAGCAGCCCGTCGAGCGCGTCCTTAGCAGCGGCGAGCGCTCCCGCCTGCTCGTCGACATCGCTGCGCAGCGCGTCGACCTCGGCGACGTCCTGCTCGCGGCCGAACGCGGTCGCCGCCTGCACTGCCTCGCCGGCCGCGCTCGCCGCCTGCGCGACATCGTTCTGCGTCGACTCCGCGGCGGTCACCGCAGCCTGCAGGGCTTGCACAAGATCATCGAGTGCGGACATCTGCTCCCCCGTCGTGTCAGTGGATCGGATGGTGCTCGGTCCTGTCTTGCGTGGTCAAGAGGGGCGGCGACCCGGTCGGGCAGCGCCGGGTCGCCGGCGCTATCTCGACGGCGCACCGAGGGGTCCTGGATGCGCCCCGGTGGGTGGGTTGACGTGAACTACCCGCGCCGCCGAGAACACGGAAGCGGCGAGACGCGCTCGCTCGGGGTTCGAGCGTCGTCTCGCCGCCGGTCTCCTAGGGAACGTCGTCCCAAATGATGTCGACCATGCTCCGTGTGCGTCCTTTCCTTGGAGGGATAAGGCGTGACGGTCGGCCGCCGGGGCTTAATCCGAAGCCGGCCAACCGCCACGCTGTATCCGCCGACAGCGAACTGCCGCCGGAGCTCAATCGCCCGCCGCACGTCGTCCCGCGAGGGTGATCCGCTTCAACGCACCCGGCACGTGCCCGTCACGGATCATCTGCTCAATGACGGCCGCTTCGTCCTCGATAACCTTCGCGGCGCGAACGGCGTTTGCGAGCCGATCCATCGCGGTTACCTGCCGGGCAGTCAGGTCGTCGACCTTGTGCCACGGCATCCCCGGCGGCTTATCGGGCAAGTTCATGGCTCTACGGTCAGTCACCGCACCCGCGGTCGAGAACCGTGATTCGCCGATCACGTACCCCGTGATTAGCCCCGTGATTTGACGGTGATACGACCAAACGGTGTGCCTGGCGTACCCTTTACACCGATGGCACAGCAGGGCCGGCACCCTAACGAGCTGCTGCGTCGAGCTCGGGGCACGAGGTCGCAAGCGACGCTTGCCGACCTCGCGAACGCCGAAATCGAGCGACGCACCGGCCGGCCCGGCGCGCTCACCGACAAGGCCATCTCGGAGCTAGAGCGCGGTCGGTACACGTGGCCCGCTCGACCGACCCGCGACGCTCTCTGCGCCGTGCTCGGCGTGAGCGACCCTGCCGAGCTCGGCTTCGTGTCACGCCGCAGTGCGCACGCAGCCTCGCTACCGCCATGGGCGCCGCCCCTGATCGACGACGGACGACCGGCCGACCTGCCCGCCATCCGCGCCGTATCAGCGTCCCTGCAGGCCGCTGACCGACAGCTCGGCGGCGGGCACCTGTACCCGTCGGTGGTCGCCTACCTGCGCACAGAGATCGCGCCACAGCTCGCCGAGCCCGGCGGCACTGACCTATTCGCGGCGGCCGCGTCGTTTTCCGAGATCGCCGGATGGATGTCTCACGACGGAGGGCTCGACGAGCGCGCCGAGCGTCACTTCGGGCAGGCGCGCCGGCTCGCTCGCGCGTCCGAGGACAGGGGCGTCACCGGGAACGTGCAAGCGAGCATGAGCCACCTCGCGTCTCATCTCGCCCGACACGACACCGCCGTGCAGCTCGCCGACGACGGCATTCGGATCGCCGACGGAGCGCGCACGCACAGGCTGCTGCTCGCTCGACTGCACGCCATGCGTGCGCGCGGCTTCGCCGGCCGAGGCGACGCATCGCAGTGCCGCGCCGCCCTGACCGCCGCCGAGCGTGCCCTCGACCGGGGGCAGAACCTCGCCGCTGACGGGTGGGTGAGTCACTTCGACGCGGCATCGCTCGCAAGTGAGATCACGTGGTGCTTGCACCGGCTCGACGACTATCCTGCCGCGCAGCGCTACGCGCAGGCCGCGATCGACCTGCGCCCCGGTGACCGGGTCCGAAGCCGCACGTTCGCGCAGCTCGCGCTCGCCCGTGTCCTGATCGCCGGTCGCGAGGTCGACCGGGCAGCGATGCTCGGCGACACGGTGCGCGCGACCGCGTACGCGCTCACGTCAGCGCGAGTACGGACGCAGCTCGTCGACCTCGCGAGCGACCTCGTGCCGCACCGCGGCAATGCTGCCGTCGCGCGCTTCCTCGCCTCGATGGGGAACGTCCCCGCCGGACCGACGCTCATAGAAGAGTCGGCGACGTGACCGACGATGCCCGCCGACGCTATCTCGCCGAAGGGAACGCACGGCAGGCTCGCAAACGTGTCGCCGCTGACGCCGTCATCCGCGACGAGCAGGGACGCGTGCTACTCGTCGACCCCGGCTACAAGCCGGATTGGGACCTGCCCGGCGGCATGGCCGAAGCCAACGAGCCTCCCATCGACACCGTGCGGCGTGAGCTGCGCGAAGAGCTCGGGCTAGAGCTGACCGTCGGGCCGCTGCTGCATCTCGTGTGGGTGCCCCCGCGTGACCCGTGGGACGATCAGCTCGTCTTCCTCTTCGACGGCGGGACGCTGACCGA
This genomic interval carries:
- a CDS encoding NUDIX domain-containing protein, with the translated sequence MTDDARRRYLAEGNARQARKRVAADAVIRDEQGRVLLVDPGYKPDWDLPGGMAEANEPPIDTVRRELREELGLELTVGPLLHLVWVPPRDPWDDQLVFLFDGGTLTDAQTSELRLVDGELRAWDFVTVDDAKSRLRPYVYERLLAALDSLAAGRASSYREARRQAPRQ